The DNA region CTAATTTTCCAGTTATTTAGCCAATTAATATTTTGGAATGCTTTCACCGCTTTAGTCAATACGTAAGAGGCATCAACAGAAGGATAAAAGAAAGTGCGATTATCTGGATCCAAAACAGAAACTCTATCTTGACGACCCGTAGTGTGTAAGAATAAATAATCTTTGTATCCCAACTGAACATCATAATAAGCACCAATTTGATTAGCTTGATATTGACTATTTGAAGCGGAAGGGAAATTTAATGTATTAGCCAAATTGTAAAGACCACTTTGAACCAATCCATTAATAGCAGCATTTAAATTCTTTTGATAATCATGTTGTACAGAAGCACCAACTATAGCATTGATGGTTACATCACCGATATGCGTATTGGCCAGTGCTTTTAAATTCTGAACGATCTGATCTTGATATAAACTTCCTTCATTATCGCTACCAGTTATATTCGTTTTAGAACCACCACTAATAGTTTTTGCATAGTCGGTATAGTCAAAAGAATTGGTATAGGCATGATCCGTATAAGATCTCATTGTATACCCTGTATTAGACATAATTTCCAACCAATGCAAAGGTTTATAATGAATTTCAAAACTTCCAGTCAAATAATCATTGCCTTGAATAGCTCTATTATTTGCCGCCTGAAAGTAGGGATTTTGATACCATGGATTATAGTAGCCATTAGGATTGGCATATTCGTTATTCTGCCAATCTTTAAACATAGTAATAGGAATATTACCAGGCATATTCAAATAACTGTCATAAACAGAAGAACCTGCAGAGGTAGTATTGTATCTATTCGCAGTATATCCTACATTATAATTGATAGAGACCTTGTTAGAATTTCCAATTTTTCTACTACCATTCAAACGAATAGACGCACGAGAAAATTTGTCCCAAGCAATAGTCGTTGACGACTTTAAAAATTGACCTGAGATATAGGTAGATGACTTATCATCAGCAGAAGATAAGGAGAAATTGGTTTGATTAGAAACCCCTGTCTGCCAGAACTTGCTTCGATCTTTAAAGTAAGAATAAGGTCCAGTCAATTGATCACCATTTTCCAATGCATAACCAATATCCTTTGTACTTCCGTCAAATTTAGGTCCATAAGATTCGTTTTCTACAGGAGAATAAAATGGCTCACCATTACTATCTGTACCATATCCAGATCCACCTTGTCCATATTCCGTTTGCATTTTAGGCATATAGGCAACATGCTCAAAGGTTAATGTGTTATCTAAATGTATGGAAGATGTCCCATTTTTAGCTCTTTTTGTAGTCACAATCAATGCACCATTAGACGCTTGAGAACCATATAGTGCCACGGCACCAGAACCATTTAAAACGTTCACATTATCAATATCTTCAGGATTAATATTACTTAACATTTCAAATGTTACTATAGTATTATCCAAAATCAATAATGGTTCATTATTACCTGTTAGTGATCTAGCACCACGTAAAGTAATCCTATAACTAGGATTAACGCCTCCACTTGTTGCCATCACTTGTAAGCCTGGAACTTTACCAGCCAATGCACTAGCTAAAGAAGTTGGTCTAGCTTGGTTTATTGATTTAGAACCAATTGTAGTAGAGGTAAAACCTTGCTGAATTTTTTTTACTCTTACACCAGCAGCAGTAACAACTACTTCATTCATAGCCGTATCTAAATTTTCTCGGAGGTAAATCTTAGATAATTTGGCCAAATCATTAATAGATAATTTTTTCGAATCATATCCCATAGTTGTGATTAGAATGTGGGACATTGAATTCGGTACCTGAATGGTAAATTGTCCTTGCTCATTAGTAGCAGCACCAATGGAAGTACCGGGAATAGTAATGGAAGCGCCCACTAAGGGAAGACTATCCTTACCTGAATACACAGTACCCGTAATCTCCTTCTTTTGAGCGAAAGCACCGATACTAACGAACAACCCCAAGGGCATAAGCGCCCGAATTATTCCTTTTTGAATCCTCATGTGTCAATTTTATTAATAAAAAAAGAAAAATGTAAAAAAGAGTCCTAATGCTAGAATGTATTAATATTCTAGTCACACACCCATTGAACCTATTTAATGGAAATGATTAAAATTATTTTTTCGTATTGTGTTCTATAATATTTATAGTATCAATTTAGTAGCTAAATAAAGTTTTATAGTTTAACAGACTCAAAAGTTAATAAAAAGTTTAAATCGCTTCTAAAAAATTATTTTTTTGTTAAATATTCATCTCAAAACTAATAGCATACTATATATCTAATCGTTAACAAAGCAGAAACAAATTGTTAACAGAAAATTTCTCGAATTTCATAGCCTATAGACTATATAAAAAGTCTATTAAACTACATAAAATCAAAATAAATAACTAAACTCATCTATTTAGTATATTATCTACACAAGAAACAAGCTAACTATTATTAATGCAGTGATTTATAATTGTGTAATTTCAACCTTAATAATTATTCATTTATGTTTAAAATATCTAAATACCTCTTGATTGTTCTGTTATTTTCTGGTATAAATAACTTGTTTGCGCAAATAACAGGATCTACTCAAATGAAATCATGGACCGTCGATGGAATAACACGAAAGGCTCTAGTGTATATCCCTAATTTAGCAACTACGCAAGATGCTCCTATAATTTTCCTTTTCCACGGACATGGGGGAAATATGGAAACGATGCTTCAAACCCATGATTTTAGAACCTTATGGCCAGAGGCTATTTTGGTCGTTCCGCAGGGATTAAATACACCAGGTGGGCTCGTTGATAGACAAGGAAGGTTTTCTGGCTGGCAACAAAACCAAGGAGATATGCAAGATCGAGACATCCATTTTTTTGATCAAATATTAGATTCTTTAAAATCAAATTTTCACGTTGACACAAATCGAGTCTTTGTAACAGGACATTCTAATGGCGGTAGTTTTGCGTATTTACTTTGGGCGATGCGTGGAAATAAAATTGCAGCCGTTGCATCTTCCGCCGGATTATCTTTTCAAATTAAAATACCACTTTCCCCTAAACCAGTTATGCAAATCATGGGAACAAAAGATCCATTAGTCAAACCTGCATGGCAAAAAATGGAAATCAATTTGCTAAAAAAATTGAATAGTTGTAGCGATAATGCTGAAATGCTCAATAAAAATGTATTTCTATATCCATCAAAAACAAATACTCCTGTAGAAGTATATATACACGACAAAGGACATATCTATCCTCAAGAATCACTACAATCTGTTGTAGATTTTTTCAAATCTTGCAATTGATATATAAAAAACAAAACGCGATTTCTAATATAGAAATCGCGTTTTACTAATAAGAGAGATTTAATCTAGAAAGATAATTTTGTTAGTACAGGAAAATGATCTGAAGGATAGCGCATCAAATATTTACCAGATTTTTCATCTTTATCAACATATCCATCCGTCAAGATACCATAAGCATTGACCTTCCACGCATCTGACAAAAATATATGATCAATTCTTTCATCCTTATGCAGATTGTTACCAAATCCATTATAAGTCCCAGCACTTGCGAGCTTATTGTTAGTCAACCTATAGGAATCTTTCAAAACATTTGACTTATCCAATAACAAAAAGCTTTCACTACTTTGGTTCACATTAAAATCACCAGTTAATACAATGGGAATTTTAACTTTCATATTTTTGATTTTTGCGAGTATCAATTTAGAACTTTCCGCACGAGCTACAACGCCAATATGATCCATGTGTAAATTAAACATATAAAATTCCTTTCCGCTCTTAATCAATTTAAATTTACCCCAAGTACAAATCCTTGGCAAAACTGCATCCCAGCCTTTATTGGGCTTAGTTGTATCTTGTGATAACCAAAAATTACCACTTTCTACAACTGTAATTTTCTTTTTATTATAAAATATAGCGGAGTATTCACCCTCTTTTTTACCGTCATCTCGACCAATACCTATATAAGAATAATCAGGCAATTGATTTATTAAATCTTGTAATTGCCAAGATTTTCCTTCTTGCGTACCCCAAATATCAAAGCCATAATATTTGACCATATTTGCAATTACTGGAAATCTTTTACCCCAACCGTTACCATCGGTAGAATCTTCTTTATTGGCATTACGAAGGTTGTATGTCGCCAAATTTAATTTTTGAGCATTTACTTCTACCATAGACATCATAGCTACAGAGAAACACATTGCTAAGAATAATTTTTTCATGTATTACTTAATTTTTATTGTTAAACTACCAACCTGTATTTTGAACTAAATATTTATTCTTCTGTAAAACTGTTGTAGGAATTGGGTAAAGATATTTATAATCTGCCCATATTTTAGACGTATTAGGCAACCAAAGTAAATGGCCATAGGTCTTGTTATCTAACATAATGCTACTACCTGAGACATCTATATAACTTACCCCTGTTTCTTGCGTAGTTGGAGCGGTAATGTAAAAACAAACATCATTTTGACCATCTCCATTTAGATCCATCGGAGTTCCCACAGAAGGAACATACATACCATCCCACGTATTGGTAAGATCAGCCCCTTCATCCCAACGTACTAAATCTGCAAATCTAAATCCTTCTAAGGCTAATTCAATACCACGTTCTCTGCGTATTTCCATGATTGTTGGATCTGTAATATCTGGATAATAATTTGTTTGCAAATAAGAATCTACAACCGTTGGAAGATTACTCAAGCCATCTGTAATACCAGCTCTTGCTCTTATTTTCCCTATAGTACTTGCCCAATCTGTAGAAGTAATCGTACCCAATTCGGCTTTAGCCTCTGCATAATTTAATAGAATCTCTGCATAACGCATTAAGGAGATACTATTAGTATTTAATGCGGCATTATTATATTTTGTATCATCTAACACCCATTTAATAGGTTGATATCCAGTATAGACATAGGAGAAATCTGGGGCCGTTTTGGTAGGATTTGCACCATTACTTGTAACTGTATAATTTAATCCCCTTACTGTTTGTTGCAAACGCCAATCACGATTTTGCATCTCTCTTATAAAAGGAATTGTGTCATATCCATTTTTATCCGTAAATCTAGATCCATCAATATTTAAATAAGTATTGATAAATTTTTTGATAAAACTAAAACGGGTTCCATAAGTAGAACTATTAAAGTACCAGTTTGCATCATTGTAAACTGACAATGCGGAGCTTGTTACGTCAGCTAACATAATCTCACTTGTCACAGGAGCAGAACTTGTAAATAATGTTCTGTACGAGGTACTATCAGATCCATATATACTATAAGCACCGGATTGAATTACTGTATCGGCTGCGGCTGCGGCTTTTTGTAATAAGGAATCTGCACCACCTGTAAGACCAAATGAAGTATGATATTTTCTAAACGTACCTTCAAACAAACAAAATCTGGACAAATAACCGTATACTACCCATTTTGTAATAGTACTTCTAGTTGACTCTTGATCTGTAGTTATATGTTGACCCGCATACTCCAAATCAGCAATAATAGAGTCCATGATTAATGTACGAGAGTCTCTAGGTTTATATAAATCCGTTGAATCATCTGAAGCAATTGGGGTACTATACCAAGGCACATCCCCAAACTGTTTCATCTTATCAAAATAAAAATAAGCTCTAAAAAATCTAGCTATCCCTATATAATTTTCTCTAACAGATTCAGAAACTGCAGTATTAGTACAATTTTCAATAAAATAGTTGACATTTCTTAGATTGGTCCAGTCCCAGCCAGTTGCATTATCAGCGGTGTAGCCATTGGATGTAAGATAAGTAGGGATAGAACTAGTTGCTCCATAGTCGGATATATTACAATCTGTCCGAAATGGATCACCTATAGAAGGCAACATATCATAAAAAGAAAGAGCATAGGTTGACAATCCACTTTCACTGCCGAAGATTGCATCTTTGGTAGCTGTACTTTCAGGCTGTTGATCTAAATTTTTAGTACATGAAAATGTGAGCAACGATATTCCTAAGATCAAAAGATATTGAATTAAATTATTTTTTCGCATTGTTTTAATTTTAGAATGATAACAAAATACCAACCGTATAACTTTTTAGCATTGGATAATTATTACCATTACCATAACTACCATCTGTAAGATCCGCATCAGAGCCTCCAATATTTTCGACATCAATAGCTTTCATATGTTTATATAATGGGGATGCAGACCAAAGATTTTCACCACTGAAATAGATTCTTGCACTTTGGAAGGGAAGCTTTTTCATCATTTCTTTATTTACATTATACCCTACTTGCAGATTTTTCAATTTTATATAGCGTACATTTTGTAGATATTTGGATTGTTTGACATACAATTCTCCCGCAGAGTTTTGAGCTACATAACCACGTAATCTTGGAAAATAGGCATTAGGATTATCTTCTGACCACATGTTACCTACCTGAGATTGCATTAAATAATTATACGGTCTATTATATTGTCCCCAAAAATTATCCGCTTCAGCTCCAGGCCACCAATTTTGTTTTAATACGCCCATAAAGAAAGCATTTACAAAAAATCCTTTGTAATCACCACCTAGTTTAAATCCAAAGGAATATCTTGGAGTTGTATTTCCAATAATGGATAAATCGCCATGATTATTTACTGTATTTGTTCCATTATTGATTACACCATCTCCATTTAGGTCTTTAAATTTAATATCACCAGGCAACCATGTTCCAGAATTAGATGCTTTGAAACGTGATTGCATTGCTGCTGCCTGACTCACATTTGCAGCAGTCCAATAACCATCATTGGTATAGCCCCAAACAGAACCTAATTTTTCACCAACATAATAATCTGTTAATGTCCCAGTTACATTATTATATCTAGTGATTGTAGCTTGGTAATCAGACATCCAAAACGCAATATTATAATGGAATGGACTATTAGAGATATTGAAATAATCATTCCATCCAATATTAAATTCAAATCCATCCGTTCTTAAATCTGCATAATTTCCATAAGGAGAACTTGCACCGAAGACATCAGGCAAAGTTGGTCCTACTGTAAACATATTTTTGGTAGTACGTCTATAAATATCCGCAGTAAATGACAATCTATTATTCAAAAATTGTGCATCCAACCCGATATCTGCAGTTATTGCTTTTTCCCAAGTCAAACCACTTGGCAGTACATTAGGAGAACTCGTTTTTTGAGATTTGTTTCCCAATATTACTCTACCCGATTGAGATAATACAAAATTTTCTGTGTAAGTATAAGGATTAACATTACCATTACCCAATGCACCTAAGGAACCTCTTAATTTTAAATCCGAAATAAATTTGGAGGACACTTTCCAAAAATTTTCATTAGAGATATGCCATGCAGCAGATGCAGATGGAAAGAATCCAAAACGTTGATTATTAGGAAATTTAGAAGAACCGTCATACCGGCCATCCATCTCAACTAAATATTTATTTTTATAGTTATAATTCAATCTGTAAAAGCCTCCCAAAATAGCCCATTTAGAATACATTCCAGCTGTTGTAATGGCACTACCTGAAGCTAGATTTATATTAGTTGCATCTGGATACAAAATACCATTTCGTTGAACAGACATCGTATCTGTAGTCGATTGTTCATAGTTATACCCTAACAACAATTTAAAAGTATGACCGCCAGACAATTTTTTCTCATAATCAGCATATAAGTTGGCTGCGAGATAATTGTTTTTTTGGTTTTCCACCTTGATATAGTTAGTTGCAGACCCAACATAAGAGGTTACACCATCTGCACTATTGTATGGAACCTGTACGGTAACTTGATCTAGATTTTGCGTTGTATTTTGAAAAGTAAAATCACCTCTAATAGATAGTTGGTTTTTCAAAAGATTCGCAACAAACCCTGTTGTATTCTTTAAAAATTGAGAAGTTGTATTGATATGATTTTTTCCATACACAAAGTCTCCTACTGTATATGCCGCAGAATAGGTCAATGATCCATCTGGATTATATAACATTGAAGTTGGGTGTCCTTCATCTGCTAATTCCCTCCATATATCTCCACTTTCACCTGAATTCATAGGCATGTGATAAAACCTATTAGAGTACTGCATAGTATTAGTTATTTGCAACCAAGCAGTAGCTTGAATAGTACCTTTTCCCGTCAAGTTATACATGTGATAATTATCTGAATTATATCTAAACAATCCATCTTGACCATAGTATCTTCCTGTCAAATAATAGCTCACCTTGTCAGAGCTCCCATTAATGGAAAGATTTTGGCTCATAGCACCTAAATGCTTTTTGTATAAAATATCATACCAATTGGTATTGCCATAGTATACATAGTTACCACTAGCATCCGTACCTACTTTTGGCAAACTAGGATCTTCATCATGAATCTTCAATTGATCTAAATAATCTTGTGAGAACTTCTGAGTTTTGTTCATTGAAGAAGGCAAAGAGTTGTAGTCATTCCATCCACTCCATGCAGAGGAAAAACTAGATGCATATTGATATCCATCACTGACAACATCTGGTATTTTAGATGGACTTTTAGAAGAGTAATCACTTGAGTATGTGATACTGATACGGCCTTTCTTTGGTGTCTTTGTCGTGATTAATACCACACCAAATGCAGCACGCGCACCGTATACAGCAGCAGAGGAGGCATCTTTCAATACCGTAACAGAAGCAACATCATTCGGATTAAGCAAACTAGGATCTCCTTGCACTCCATCAATTAATACAAGAGCACTTCCACCTTGACCAATAGAGGTATTACCTCTTACATTAAATGCAGGAGATTGAGTTGGCTTTCCATCCCCCATTACTAAATTCAAATTAGGAATTTGTCCTTGTAATCCTTGAGTTACATTAGACAATGACCTATTTTCTAATACTGCACCACTTATTTGAGAAACAGCACCAGTCAAATTACCCTTCCTTTGCGTTCCATAACCAACCACCACAACTTCATCCAAATTTGTTTTTTTATTTGGAGTAAGTCTGATAAAAATAGAATTATCTTGATCTTCTTTTAAATGTAATCCATTAAACTTACCCGTATCATAACCTACATAGAATGCTTTAAAATTATAGGTATGATCATTTAGTCCATTTTGAATAATAAACTGCCCCAAACTATCTGTATTTCCAAATAATTCTTTTAAAGTCATCGCATCCGTAGCTATTACAGATGCGGCGGAAATCGGTTCTCCTTTTTCATTCACAATAGTGCCATGAATAGACATATTTTTCTGAGCCTGCCCATAAAGACAAATCGACCCAAATATCCATAACAGAGCCACTGACATTAGCCGTTGCTTGCTAGTCTTCATAATTGATAAATTGTTATTTAAAATTTAATTACTTATTAGTAGTGTATCTAAACTATCTCGAGTATTAACTGTAGGATTTTGAAATGAATCAACTATAGGATGAATATCAATAGTATCTTTAT from Rhizosphaericola mali includes:
- a CDS encoding SusC/RagA family TonB-linked outer membrane protein is translated as MRIQKGIIRALMPLGLFVSIGAFAQKKEITGTVYSGKDSLPLVGASITIPGTSIGAATNEQGQFTIQVPNSMSHILITTMGYDSKKLSINDLAKLSKIYLRENLDTAMNEVVVTAAGVRVKKIQQGFTSTTIGSKSINQARPTSLASALAGKVPGLQVMATSGGVNPSYRITLRGARSLTGNNEPLLILDNTIVTFEMLSNINPEDIDNVNVLNGSGAVALYGSQASNGALIVTTKRAKNGTSSIHLDNTLTFEHVAYMPKMQTEYGQGGSGYGTDSNGEPFYSPVENESYGPKFDGSTKDIGYALENGDQLTGPYSYFKDRSKFWQTGVSNQTNFSLSSADDKSSTYISGQFLKSSTTIAWDKFSRASIRLNGSRKIGNSNKVSINYNVGYTANRYNTTSAGSSVYDSYLNMPGNIPITMFKDWQNNEYANPNGYYNPWYQNPYFQAANNRAIQGNDYLTGSFEIHYKPLHWLEIMSNTGYTMRSYTDHAYTNSFDYTDYAKTISGGSKTNITGSDNEGSLYQDQIVQNLKALANTHIGDVTINAIVGASVQHDYQKNLNAAINGLVQSGLYNLANTLNFPSASNSQYQANQIGAYYDVQLGYKDYLFLHTTGRQDRVSVLDPDNRTFFYPSVDASYVLTKAVKAFQNINWLNNWKIRASWSKVGQVNLGPLANPFGAYSLLPVYSQGGGYPYNGVAGYQVSSSLVQADLKPEFTKGWEAGTDFSLFHGFATGSITYFSTRTTNQTVTTSISNATGFSSLLTNAGKVASQGLETQLTIVPVDNATWTVSLSGNYTYNNNKVLAIPNGLQNLQLSSSGTAGSYAIPGYQFPEIMGYDYERHNGKVVVDSKTGMPEVNPNIVALGNANARNIIGFTPSFRYKAFTLNATIEYRGGYKRFNNLGPDMDWSGMGIRTVEFNRQRFVFPNSTYQNASGAWVDNNSVVIAENGNGNGGFWTDATENMNVTSNYVTNGAFWKVREVSLVYTVPQSFLEKTKTFKSASISFVGRNLFLWMPKDNIYTDPDFSDGGTTSNGIGLTGFEYPPSRYYGFNISLNF
- a CDS encoding alpha/beta hydrolase family esterase, whose translation is MFKISKYLLIVLLFSGINNLFAQITGSTQMKSWTVDGITRKALVYIPNLATTQDAPIIFLFHGHGGNMETMLQTHDFRTLWPEAILVVPQGLNTPGGLVDRQGRFSGWQQNQGDMQDRDIHFFDQILDSLKSNFHVDTNRVFVTGHSNGGSFAYLLWAMRGNKIAAVASSAGLSFQIKIPLSPKPVMQIMGTKDPLVKPAWQKMEINLLKKLNSCSDNAEMLNKNVFLYPSKTNTPVEVYIHDKGHIYPQESLQSVVDFFKSCN
- a CDS encoding endonuclease/exonuclease/phosphatase family protein, with the protein product MKKLFLAMCFSVAMMSMVEVNAQKLNLATYNLRNANKEDSTDGNGWGKRFPVIANMVKYYGFDIWGTQEGKSWQLQDLINQLPDYSYIGIGRDDGKKEGEYSAIFYNKKKITVVESGNFWLSQDTTKPNKGWDAVLPRICTWGKFKLIKSGKEFYMFNLHMDHIGVVARAESSKLILAKIKNMKVKIPIVLTGDFNVNQSSESFLLLDKSNVLKDSYRLTNNKLASAGTYNGFGNNLHKDERIDHIFLSDAWKVNAYGILTDGYVDKDEKSGKYLMRYPSDHFPVLTKLSF
- a CDS encoding RagB/SusD family nutrient uptake outer membrane protein, with translation MRKNNLIQYLLILGISLLTFSCTKNLDQQPESTATKDAIFGSESGLSTYALSFYDMLPSIGDPFRTDCNISDYGATSSIPTYLTSNGYTADNATGWDWTNLRNVNYFIENCTNTAVSESVRENYIGIARFFRAYFYFDKMKQFGDVPWYSTPIASDDSTDLYKPRDSRTLIMDSIIADLEYAGQHITTDQESTRSTITKWVVYGYLSRFCLFEGTFRKYHTSFGLTGGADSLLQKAAAAADTVIQSGAYSIYGSDSTSYRTLFTSSAPVTSEIMLADVTSSALSVYNDANWYFNSSTYGTRFSFIKKFINTYLNIDGSRFTDKNGYDTIPFIREMQNRDWRLQQTVRGLNYTVTSNGANPTKTAPDFSYVYTGYQPIKWVLDDTKYNNAALNTNSISLMRYAEILLNYAEAKAELGTITSTDWASTIGKIRARAGITDGLSNLPTVVDSYLQTNYYPDITDPTIMEIRRERGIELALEGFRFADLVRWDEGADLTNTWDGMYVPSVGTPMDLNGDGQNDVCFYITAPTTQETGVSYIDVSGSSIMLDNKTYGHLLWLPNTSKIWADYKYLYPIPTTVLQKNKYLVQNTGW
- a CDS encoding SusC/RagA family TonB-linked outer membrane protein, which gives rise to MSIHGTIVNEKGEPISAASVIATDAMTLKELFGNTDSLGQFIIQNGLNDHTYNFKAFYVGYDTGKFNGLHLKEDQDNSIFIRLTPNKKTNLDEVVVVGYGTQRKGNLTGAVSQISGAVLENRSLSNVTQGLQGQIPNLNLVMGDGKPTQSPAFNVRGNTSIGQGGSALVLIDGVQGDPSLLNPNDVASVTVLKDASSAAVYGARAAFGVVLITTKTPKKGRISITYSSDYSSKSPSKIPDVVSDGYQYASSFSSAWSGWNDYNSLPSSMNKTQKFSQDYLDQLKIHDEDPSLPKVGTDASGNYVYYGNTNWYDILYKKHLGAMSQNLSINGSSDKVSYYLTGRYYGQDGLFRYNSDNYHMYNLTGKGTIQATAWLQITNTMQYSNRFYHMPMNSGESGDIWRELADEGHPTSMLYNPDGSLTYSAAYTVGDFVYGKNHINTTSQFLKNTTGFVANLLKNQLSIRGDFTFQNTTQNLDQVTVQVPYNSADGVTSYVGSATNYIKVENQKNNYLAANLYADYEKKLSGGHTFKLLLGYNYEQSTTDTMSVQRNGILYPDATNINLASGSAITTAGMYSKWAILGGFYRLNYNYKNKYLVEMDGRYDGSSKFPNNQRFGFFPSASAAWHISNENFWKVSSKFISDLKLRGSLGALGNGNVNPYTYTENFVLSQSGRVILGNKSQKTSSPNVLPSGLTWEKAITADIGLDAQFLNNRLSFTADIYRRTTKNMFTVGPTLPDVFGASSPYGNYADLRTDGFEFNIGWNDYFNISNSPFHYNIAFWMSDYQATITRYNNVTGTLTDYYVGEKLGSVWGYTNDGYWTAANVSQAAAMQSRFKASNSGTWLPGDIKFKDLNGDGVINNGTNTVNNHGDLSIIGNTTPRYSFGFKLGGDYKGFFVNAFFMGVLKQNWWPGAEADNFWGQYNRPYNYLMQSQVGNMWSEDNPNAYFPRLRGYVAQNSAGELYVKQSKYLQNVRYIKLKNLQVGYNVNKEMMKKLPFQSARIYFSGENLWSASPLYKHMKAIDVENIGGSDADLTDGSYGNGNNYPMLKSYTVGILLSF